Proteins encoded together in one Macadamia integrifolia cultivar HAES 741 chromosome 8, SCU_Mint_v3, whole genome shotgun sequence window:
- the LOC122086195 gene encoding receptor-like protein EIX2, which translates to MGGVGAAAAAAAITSIPQFLLMFLLLGFLYLAESLHVVGGLSTEITVSCIEGERQALLDFKAGLNDTSGRLSSWIGDDCCTWTGVSCNNMTGHVNKLDLRNPLVFQKYYGSDGFPYSDIDWDAARYTSLGGKISPSLLKLKHLNYLDLSINNFQGIHIPKFMGSLENLRYLNLSYAVFSGTIPPHLGNLSRLQYLDLQNTDPFSYYQTTINNLQWVSGLSSLRYLNMNYVRFTGNWIQAVTMLPPSLSELHLSSCELSEIPFSLPYANFTTSLLVLQLSWNNFYSSIPPWLFNNITSLIVLDLSWNNFEGPIPDTFANTSSLQNLDISHTNIGDRIPTTLGNLCNLKSLDLSGCSGINGELTEYVNSLSTCNSNNSLERLDLSYTQLSGRIPSSIGDLSSLIELDLSSTQLSGPIPTSIGNLLSLTKLDLSSTQLSGRIPTSIGDLSSLIELDLLSTQLSGPIPTSIGNLLSLTKLDLSSTQLLGRIPSSIGDLSSLIELHLFSMQLSGPIPSSIGNLSSLTKLDLSSTQLSGRIPSSIGDLSSLIELDLSSTQLSGSIPASIGNLSSLMGLYLFSTQLSSSIPASIGNLSSLIGLYLFSTQLSGSIPASIGNLSSLRTLYLSETQITGPIPISIGRLSSLRDLDLSSNQIMDATIPESIGELSELVYLRISNSSWRGVISECHFKNVKSLKTLDIELEATNKPLIFEVRRDWIPTFSLESISMSDVQMGPNFPSWLATQKNLSTIILTNVGISDTIPNSFWKLCARQWIDTLDLTRNHIRGRVPNSLEFFGAGSVDLSFNQIEGSVPLWSNISSLSLGTNLFTGQIPQNIGEVLGSEVNQLDFSGNFLNGSIPSSICELTSLSILTLSNNSLWGELPDCWKNMEDLQVLDLQNNNLSGKIPPSIGSLSSLTYLLLSSNNFHGKLPSSLEKCTNLRSLDLGRNGFSGNIPTWIGRSLSSLQIIRLRSNFFTGKIPSHLCKLSMLHFLDLAHNNLSGFIPQFLGNLSALEGNDTESIATGYTEHMMVVTKGRELEYSTTLDLVKSIDLSCNNLSGKIPDGITTLVGLGTLNLSMNHLTGKIPEKIGDLQNLETLDLSINQLSGEIPPSISSLTFLSHLNLSHNNLSGKIPSSNQLQTISDASMYAGNSGLCGWPLAINCPGTNISPPPTYAKVDGENELNMDGDDGMDMLWFYIGIVMGFIVGFWSVCITLFFKKSWRIAYFRFFSLY; encoded by the exons ATGGGTGGTGTaggtgctgctgctgctgctgctgctattACATCTATTCCTCAGTTTCTTCTTATGTTCCTGCTTTTGGGTTTTCTATACCTTGCTGAAAGTCTTCATGTTGTTGGAGGTCTCAGTACTGAGATCACTGTGAGCTGCATAGAGGGAGAAAGACAAGCACTGCTCGACTTCAAAGCTGGTCTAAACGACACGTCTGGGCGACTCTCTTCTTGGATCGGTGATGATTGCTGCACATGGACAGGTGTGAGCTGCAACAATATGACCGGCCATGTCAACAAACTCGACCTACGTAATCCGCTTGTATTCCAAAAATATTACGGTTCTGATGGATTTCCATATTCAGATATTGATTGGGATGCTGCACGATATACTTCTTTGGGTGGGAAGATAAGTCCTTCATTGCTCAAATTGAAACACTTGAATTACTTGGACCTCAGCATCAACAATTTTCAAGGAATCCATATTCCAAAATTCATGGGTTCACTTGAGAACTTGAGGTATCTCAATCTCTCTTATGCAGTATTCAGTGGAACAATTCCTCCTCACCTTGGAAACTTGTCAAGATTGCAATATCTTGACCTCCAAAATACGGATCCTTTTTCTTATTATCAAACAACCATCAACAATCTTCAGTGGGTATCTGGTCTATCTTCTTTGAGGTACCTAAACATGAATTATGTGAGATTTACAGGTAATTGGATACAAGCTGTTACTATGCTTCCTCCTTCTCTGTCAGAACTACACTTGTCGAGCTGCGAACTTTCCGagattcctttctctcttccatATGCAAATTTCACTACTTCTCTTCTAGTCCTTCAACTTTCCTGGAACAACTTCTACTCCTCAATTCCTCCTTGGCTTTTTAATAATATTACTAGTCTTATTGTCCTTGATCTCAGCTGGAATAATTTCGAGGGCCCTATTCCAGATACTTTTGCCAACACTAGTTCTCTTCAGAACCTTGACATATCACATACCAACATTGGAGACAGGATACCAACAACTTTGGGAAATCTTTGCAATTTGAAGAGTTTAGATCTATCAGGATGCAGTGGTATTAATGGAGAATTAACAGAATATGTGAACAGTTTGTCTACGTGCAATTCTAATAATAGCTTGGAGAGATTAGATTTATCGTATACTCAACTTTCAGGTCGGATTCCATCATCTATTGGAGACTTGTCGTCCTTGATAGAATTGGACCTCTCATCAACTCAACTTTCAGGTCCGATTCCAACATCTATCGGAAACTTGTTATCCTTGACAAAATTGGACCTCTCATCAACTCAACTTTCAGGTCGGATTCCAACATCTATTGGAGACTTGTCGTCCTTGATAGAATTGGACCTCTTATCAACTCAACTTTCAGGTCCGATACCAACATCTATCGGAAACTTGTTGTCCTTGACAAAATTGGACCTCTCATCAACTCAACTTTTAGGTCGGATTCCATCATCTATTGGAGACTTGTCGTCCTTGATAGAATTGCACCTCTTTTCAATGCAACTTTCGGGTCCGATACCATCATCTATCGGAAACTTGTCATCCTTGACAAAATTGGACCTCTCATCAACTCAACTTTCAGGTCGGATTCCATCATCTATTGGAGACTTGTCGTCCTTGATAGAATTGGACCTCTCATCAACTCAACTTTCGG GTTCAATTCCAGCATCTATCGGTAACTTGTCGTCCTTGATGGGATTGTACCTCTTTTCAACTCAACTTTCAA GTTCAATTCCAGCATCTATCGGTAACTTGTCGTCCTTGATAGGATTGTACCTCTTTTCAACTCAACTTTCAG GTTCAATTCCAGCATCTATCGGTAACTTGTCATCCTTGAGAACATTATACCTCTCTGAAACTCAAATCACAGGTCCTATTCCGATATCCATTGGAAGATTGTCATCTTTAAGAGATTTGGACCTATCCAGCAATCAAATAATGGATGCAACCATTCCTGAATCTATTGGAGAACTTTCAGAGTTGGTTTATTTGAGAATATCAAATAGTTCTTGGAGGGGCGTTATTTCAGAATGTCACTTtaaaaatgtcaaaagtttAAAAACGTTAGACATCGAATTAGAAGCTACAAATAAGCCCTTGATTTTTGAAGTGCGTAGGGACTGGATTCCAACTTTTAGTCTGGAGAGTATCTCTATGTCTGACGTCCAAATGGGCCCCAATTTTCCTTCATGGCTCGCAACTCAAAAGAACCTTAGTACTATAATTCTCACAAATGTAGGAATTTCAGACACCATACCAAATAGCTTTTGGAAATTATGTGCTCGACAGTGGATAGATACTTTGGATCTCACTCGAAATCATATCAGAGGGAGGGTACCAAATTCTTTGGAATTTTTCGGTGCAGGTTCAGTAGATTTGAGTTTCAATCAAATAGAGGGTTCTGTCCCCCTTTGGTCTaatatctcttctctctctcttgggacAAATTTATTCACAGGACAGATTCCTCAGAACATTGGTGAAGTTTTAGGGTCTGAAGTAAATCAATTAGATTTTTCCGGGAACTTTCTAAATGGGAGCATTCCTTCTTCTATATGTGAACTAACGAGTTTGAGCATTCTGACTCTTTCAAACAATAGTTTATGGGGAGAACTCCCTGATTGTTGGAAGAACATGGAGGACTTGCAAgttttggatttacaaaacaaCAATCTGTCAGGAAAGATTCCTCCATCAATAGGTTCTTTATCTTCCCTGACTTATCTATTACTTAGTAGCAATAACTTTCATGGCAAGCTTCcttcatcattagaaaaatgcACAAATTTACGGAGTCTTGACCTTGGCAGAAATGGATTCTCTGGGAATATACCAACATGGATAGGAAGAAGTCTATCATCTTTGCAAATTATCCGCCTTCGTTCCAACTTTTTTACTGGAAAAATTCCTTCACATTTATGTAAGCTTTCAATGCTTCATTTCTTGGACCTCGCACACAATAATCTATCAGGATTTATTCCACAATTTTTGGGCAATTTGAGTGCTCTAGAAGGAAACGACACAGAAAGCATAGCCACTGGTTATACAGAACACATGATGGTAGTTACAAAAGGAAGAGAACTTGAATACAGCACGACTCTTGACTTGGTGAAGAGCATTGATCTTTCGTGCAATAATCTATCCGGTAAAATTCCAGATGGAATAACAACACTGGTGGGATTGGGTACCTTGAACTTATCAATGAATCATTTGACAGGAAAGATTCCAGAGAAGATTGGTGATTTGCAAAATCTTGAAACCCTTGACCTCTCCATAAACCAACTATCTGGTGAGATACCTCCAAGCATATCTTCTTTAACTTTCTTGAGCCACTTGAACCTCTCACATAACAATTTATCTGGGAAAATTCCATCAAGCAACCAGCTCCAGACTATTAGCGATGCATCCATGTATGCTGGGAATTCAGGACTTTGTGGATGGCCCCTAGCTATTAATTGCCCAGGTACTAACATATCTCCACCTCCAACATATGCCAAAGTTGATGGAGAAAATGAACTAAACATGGATGGAGATGATGGGATGGATATGCTCTGGTTTTACATTGGCATCGTTATGGGCTTCATTGTGGGATTTTGGAGTGTTTGCATCACTTTATTTTTCAAGAAATCTTGGAGGATTGCTTACTTTCGGTTTTTCTCCTTATATTGA